Genomic window (Bradyrhizobium sp. 186):
ATTCCGATGCGCGAGCCATGCTGACGGCCTTCGATGCAACGGCCGCCAACTACGAGGTCGTCGTCGACGTTCGGGCTCGGCTCCCTCGTGATTAGATCGAGCGCAGCACGTAGCGGCGGTTGTCCTTCTGCACCGGCCGCGCATTCATGGGATAGAGTTTTGCAAACGCAGCGACATCGGTGGCGGAGACCTGGATCGGATCGGTCAGCAGCAGCCATTCGACCACTTCGGAGCAGGGCGGTGTCGTCAGCGAGCCCGAATAGCGGAAATAGCTGAGCCTCTGCGGCAGCATGGCGCCCGGATGGATGCCGCTGTCTGCCTTCACCGCAGGCCCTTCCGTGGCCGGCATCGTCTTGACGATCTGGCTGAAAGCCGCATTTGGCTTGCCCTCCGCCATCAGCACGCCCACCACCGCGAGCCCGCCAGCGTCGGCGCGGTGCACGAAATGCGCCTCCATCGGAAAATTCTTGCCTGCGATCATGTGCTCGCTCGGGCGGTGGAAGTGCACCTGCAGCAGCTTGTATTTGACGTCGCCGAGCGTCAGCGTGCTGCCCTCAGTGAAGTTGAGCTGGATCGTGTGCCCGTTGTTGATGATGGTGTCGGCGGTCCTGGCCAAGCTCAGCTTCAGCAGGGGCAATTGCGACTTGATCGGCCCCCCGATGTCGATCGGAGACTGTTGCAGGCCGACCGCGCAGGCCTTGTTGGCGGCATCGAGCTCGCCCCATTTGGCCGGACCGCCGGCGCCCTCATAGCTCCAATGCGCGCCTTCGGCCGCGAACGCCGGCTTGCACAGCGGACAAAGGGCGAGACCCGCGAGCGCTTTCAAAGCGTGACGGCGATTCATCATATTCCCCCTAAGATGCATTATGAGCCCGCGAATATGCGCGCAACCTAGGCGAGAGGCGCGGTGAGTCGCAATGGCAATCGCGCCTCGAACCTACTGGCTCGCCCACATGATGCGCGCGATCCACGCGACGTCGCTGATGGCCATCGTGCGCTCGGGCTGCGTCGGATCGAGCGACTGCAACTCCAGCGCCTTTGCAGTGCGGCGCTTCAGCGTCGCGACCGTCACGTCGCCGGCTTTGGTCTTCACCACCACGCGGTGCCCCTTTCGGATCGGCGTGTCCGGCGAGACCAGGATGACGTCGCCGTCGCGATAGGCCGGCGCAAGCGCGTCACCGGAAATCTCCAGCGCAAAGGTGTGGCTGTCCTCGGCGGTAGGCAGCGCGATATCGGTCCAGCCCTTGCCGCTGGGAAAGCCGGATTCGTCGAAAGAGCCGCTCGCGCCGGCCTGCGCGAAGCCGAGCAGCGGGATCGAGCCGTCGGCTCCCGCGCCGTCGCCGATCAGTTTCACGAAGGTGTCGATCGAGGAGCCGGCCGCGGTGAGCGCCTTCGCGATCGATTCGGTCGAGGGCCAGCGCTCGCGGCCGTCGGAGGTGACGCGCTTGGATTTGTTGAAGGTGGTGGGGTCGAGCCCGGCGCGCTTGGCAAGCCCGGACGGCGACAGCCCGGCGCGCGCCGCCAGCCGATCCAGCGCGCCCCAGATCTGGTCGTGCGTCAGCATCCTCTGCGCTTTGGCCTGCCTGACCATGGAAGGTCCAGCCCGTCGCAACTCAGGAAAACTGTCCTCAAATCAACCGGTTTTCCGTTTTTCGTGCAAGGGGCAGCGGCTAAGTCTTGAGTTCGGCAGGGGTGGCCTTTACGGTCGCGCCCGGGATTTAAAGACCCGTCAGAGACGAAAACCCCAAGAGACTCAAAGAGCTGACTCAACGGGCAAACAGGGCTGCGCAAGCGGTGGTCAAGATCTACAAAATCTGTCCGGCCTCGGCCTGGCGCGAGGCGGAACGGCAAGGCGTGTATCGGGGCAGCGCGGACGACGCGCGGGACGGTTTCATTCATCTCTCGACCGCTGCCCAGGTTCCCGAGACCGCACGGAAGCATTTCTTCGGCCAGCGTGCGCTGTTCCTGGTCGAAATCGACGACGAGGCGCTCGGAGCCGGCTTGCGCTGGGAGCGCTCGCGCAATGACGAGCTGTTTCCGCATCTCTATGGCGAACTCGATCTCGGCGCGGTGATCTCGGTGACGAATCTCAACATGCGCTCCGACGGCAGCCACGACATTCCGGAGCTCGCGCCGTGATCCGCGCTTTCGATGCCTTGTCACTGCCGATGCTGCGCTGGCTCGATCCGGAGGATGCGCATCGCCTCGCGATCCAGGGTCTGCGCTTCCTGCCGCCGGGCAAGCCGCGGCCCGACGATCCCAAGCTCGCGGTGCGCGCCTTCGGCCTCAACTTTCCCAATCCGATCGGCATGGCCGCCGGTTTCGACAAGAGCGCGGAGGTGCCAGATGCGCTGCTGCGGCTCGGCTTCGGTTTCGTCGAGATCGGCTCGGTGACACCGAAGCCGCAAAGCGGCAATCCACGGCCGCGGCTGTTTCGGCTCGAGCGCGACGAGGCCGTCATCAACCGCATGGGCTTCAACAATGACGGCGCCGAAGCCGCGTTGCGCAGGCTCGCCACGCGCGCGCAGCATGGTGGCATCGTCGGCGTCAATGTCGGCGCCAACAAGGATTCACCCGACCGCGTCGCCGATTACGTC
Coding sequences:
- a CDS encoding carbonic anhydrase family protein, whose protein sequence is MNRRHALKALAGLALCPLCKPAFAAEGAHWSYEGAGGPAKWGELDAANKACAVGLQQSPIDIGGPIKSQLPLLKLSLARTADTIINNGHTIQLNFTEGSTLTLGDVKYKLLQVHFHRPSEHMIAGKNFPMEAHFVHRADAGGLAVVGVLMAEGKPNAAFSQIVKTMPATEGPAVKADSGIHPGAMLPQRLSYFRYSGSLTTPPCSEVVEWLLLTDPIQVSATDVAAFAKLYPMNARPVQKDNRRYVLRSI
- a CDS encoding helix-turn-helix transcriptional regulator is translated as MVRQAKAQRMLTHDQIWGALDRLAARAGLSPSGLAKRAGLDPTTFNKSKRVTSDGRERWPSTESIAKALTAAGSSIDTFVKLIGDGAGADGSIPLLGFAQAGASGSFDESGFPSGKGWTDIALPTAEDSHTFALEISGDALAPAYRDGDVILVSPDTPIRKGHRVVVKTKAGDVTVATLKRRTAKALELQSLDPTQPERTMAISDVAWIARIMWASQ
- a CDS encoding DUF952 domain-containing protein, which encodes MVKIYKICPASAWREAERQGVYRGSADDARDGFIHLSTAAQVPETARKHFFGQRALFLVEIDDEALGAGLRWERSRNDELFPHLYGELDLGAVISVTNLNMRSDGSHDIPELAP